In Raphanus sativus cultivar WK10039 unplaced genomic scaffold, ASM80110v3 Scaffold0449, whole genome shotgun sequence, a genomic segment contains:
- the LOC108810400 gene encoding squamosa promoter-binding-like protein 5, with protein sequence MERSQGWSYVKDKAIVSNHAEQEWENGMDEEEEDGGDEDKRKGVMERARGTNTDRGPSRLCQVDRCTSNLTDAKQYYRRHKVCEVHAKASAATVAGAKRRFCQQCSRFHELPEFDEAKRSCRRRLAGHNERRRKISGDGCGEGAGRRGLSGQLIQTQERNRVDMKLPMTNSSFKRPQIR encoded by the exons ATGGAGAGATCACAAGGCTGGAGTTACGTAAAAGACAAGGCTATAGTCTCCAACCATGCTGAACAAGAATGGGAGAATGGcatggatgaagaagaggaggatgGAGGAGATGAAGACAAAAGGAAGGGAGTGATGGAGAGAGCAAGGGGTACTAACACAGACCGTGGTCCATCGCGGCTATGCCAGGTCGATAGGTGCACTTCTAACTTAACTGATGCCAAGCAGTATTACCGTAGACATAAAGTCTGTGAAGTTCATGCAAAGGCATCTGCTGCAACTGTTGCAGGCGCCAAGCGACGTTTTTGTCAACAATGCAGCAG GTTTCATGAGCTACCAGAGTTTGATGAAGCTAAAAGAAGTTGCCGGAGGCGCCTAGCTGGACACAAtgagagaagaaggaagatTTCAGGTGACGGTTGTGGAGAAGGAGCAGGCCGGAGAGGGTTAAGTGGTCAACTGATCCAGACTCAAGAAAGAAACAGGGTAGACATGAAACTTCCTATGACCAACTCATCATTCAAGCGACCACAGATCAggtaa